Genomic segment of Archangium lipolyticum:
TCTGTGAGGAGTTCCCTCCTCCCGCGTCTCAGCTTCGCTCCGGCACCAGACGCCAGGCCTGCCCGAGCATCCGCCTCGGCATCAACCCGTTCTCCCCGGCTACCCAAGAATCTATAAGGGCGTACGCACGATCGTGCAGGCGACACCATCAACACAGCCCCGAGGGGTGGACATCCTGGACACCCAAACAACAATGATCCGGACATCCTTCTTGGTTCTCCTTCTTTCCATGTGCACGGCCACCAGCGCACTGGCTGCTGGAGAGGCTGGGCTCGAGCCCAGTAACGAGCGCTACATGCCCGTGGGCGATCCGAACCTGGATCCCAACTGGGACTGGACCCCTTCTGGAGCAGGACACACGCTGTACTTCACCGATCAGCTGGGCATCGTCCGCTCCACAGTCCGGCAACTTCCCTTCTACACGGCGGGGCATCCCCTCAACACGCTGGAGAAGGACATGTACCCCCAGGACGGTTGGGTCCTGGCCTACCGCGACTTCGGCACGCCCACGGCGGCGCCGGACGTGCCCTTCTTCGTCCTCTACAACAAGTACCGCGGCATCCTGCGCGTCATGCTCTTCAACTCCCGGGAGCTGACATACACCCGCTTCAACCTGGAGCTGAGCTTCAAGAGCAGCACGGCCGCTGGCGCGCTTTTGACCTACTCGGACGCCACCCGCGCCTTCCTGAATGACTACGACGCGACCAAGGTCGAGAGCTTCATGGTGGAGGCCAACTCCATCAACGGGTGGATCTACGGCGACTTCATGCTCACGGGCTACGATCCGGCCCTGAATGACGCCACCCAGTTGCGGCTACAGCTCCGGGGCATGGACGTGTCCAACGTCACCCTGGAGTCCACCGAGTTCACCCTGAGCCAGGTGTTCAGCGACGCCAACCCGGGCTCGTCGAGCAACCTGGGCAGCAACCTGGTCGAGTCGGCCACCAAGGGACACAAGTACTACAAGGACGTGGCCTCCGCCGTGAAGTCCGTGCGGGAGACGGCGAGCAAGGCGGCCGATGGAACGTGGTGGAAGAGCATCGTTCAGGGGTTGGTGGGCACGCCTTCCAGTCCCTCGGCTCTTTCCAAGATCGCCCCCATCGTGGGCGGGCTCGTCGGCTTCATCACCACCTTCATCGGAGGGCTGGATGACCCGGCACCCCGCGAGCCGCTGAACTTCCAGGGCTCGCTGAAGATGAGCGGAACCATCACCCTGTCGGCGCCCCTCTACGCCCTCGACTTCGCGACGAAGTACACCATCGGTGGTGGCAATCCGCCGGACTACTACCGGCCCCTCAACGATATTTCCTGGGGCATCTTCAACCTGGCCTCGAAGCCGATCGTCAAGGCCAAGGTCGAGCGGGAGTGCTCTCGTACCGGCTGCGTCATGCGGCGGACCCACAGCGTGGACTCCCTCCCCTCCCACGTCTTCAATCCGTCGGCGGGGCTGCAGTTGGTCTCGGTCCGATACGCCTTCACCTACGACAACAAGGTACCGACGGAGTTCTCCACCAACTCGTACTGGTACTTCGGTGGACTCGCCCCCACGGGCATGGCCGTGGAGGTGAAGATGCGGACGACGAGCCCGACCCTGTACTTCGATGACGACATCGTCCTCTACAAGGTCTATCCCGTCGCCATTCAGCTGGTGCAGTAGGAACCCCCCTCACGAACATGAGCGAGAACATGCGAACCCTGAATTGGATGATGGTCCTCGGCGCGGCCGTGGGGCCGATGTTGGGCTGCGGGACGCCGGATCCGCAGCCGCAGCCGCAACCTCAGCCCCGGACCCAGCTGCGGGTGCCGCTCTACTCGTACATTCCGGATGCGGCGGGAGATGGCCTCAAGGCCATGTCCGCCCGCATCGAGGCCGACTTCGAGCTTCAGCACCCGGACGTGGATCTGGTGGTGAACCCCTCGTGCTTCAAGGATGACCTCTACGAGCCCACCCAGCTCGCGAGCTCCCTCCAGGGACAGGGGGAGTGCGCCTACGATCTCGTCGAGACGGACACGATGCTCCTGGGAGAGCTCGTCGCCACCGGAGCGGTCCGTCCCTGGTCGGCGCTGCCGGAGGGCGTGAACTGGCACCCCGCGGGCGTCAAGGCCTCGACGCTGGAGGGCAAGCTGTACGGCGTGCCTCACTGGCTGTGCACGCACTACGTCATTTCGCGCGACGAGGCCGTGAGCAACGCCCGCACGGTGGATGAGCTGGTCCAGCTGCTCGCTTCACGCAAGACGCCGGAGATGGACGTGGCGGGCAACCTGCTGGGCAGCTGGAACCTGCCCTCGCTCTACCTCGACGCCTGGTCGGATACCCACGGCCCCGAGCAGATCCAATCGGCCGTCACCACGGAGCGCTATGACACGCAGGTGATTGCCGGAATGAGGTCCCTCGCCCAGGCCTGCGAGACCCCGGCGGGCAATCCCTGCCTCGATGGGACCTTCGACGCCGACGCGAACATCGATCTGCCCGCGACGCTCTTCGCGGAGGGCAAGGCCGACGTGACGCTGGGCTACTCGGAGCGGCTGCACACCATCTTGAAGAAGCTGCCCTCGGCGGCGGACCGTCAGCAGCTGCGCATCTCCCCCGCTCCGCTGGGCGCGGGCAGCCAGACCCTGCTGTTCACCGACTCCTTCTTCCTCGGGGCCCAGTGCACCGGCGAGTGCGAGAAGGCGGCCATGGCGTTCGTGAGCTACATGAGCCAGCCGAGCACGTACGCGTGGATCCTCCTCAGCGAGGACGCTCCCGCCACCGGGCGCGTGCCGCGCTACCTCATGCCCGCGAACCTGGATGCCTATCAGGCGCCTGGATTGAAGGAGGATCCCCTCTACCAGCGCATCGACACCACCACGCGCATCGCCTCTCCGTTCCCCAACAGCGGCGTGCTGGGGATCCGCAAGACGATGAGGGATCACCTCGTCCAGGAGCTCACGAAGGCCCCCTGAGCCGAGCAACCCTGGCGGAGGACTCCCGCGTGCTCACGGAGCCGCGGGGGCCTCCCGGGGCTCCGCTTCGTTGGGATGGGGCTCCCGAGCGGCCTGCTCCAGGTGGTCCACCCGCCGCAGCTCGGGGAAGGACCAGGCCCAGAGCGCCACCACCACCAGCGTGCCCACCGCGCCTGAGACCACCGCCGACACCGCGCCCATGTGCTCGGCGAAGACTCCGGCGCGGAACTCGCCCAGCTCGTTGGAGGCGCCGATGCAGACCATGTTCACGGCGCCCACGCGGCCGCGCATGTGATCCGGCGTGGCCACCATCTCCAGCGTGCTGCGCACCACCACGCTCACCATGTCGGCGGCACCCGCGATCGCCAGCGCCACGACGGACAGGGGCAGCGAGCGGCTCACCCCGAAGACGAGCGTGGCCGCGCCGAAGATGGCCACGGAGATGAACATCTTCCATCCGGCCCGGCCTCCGAGGGGACGGGAGGCGAGGAACACGGCCACCAGCGCCGCGCCCACCGCGGGCGCGCTGCGCAGCAGCCCCATGCCCCAGGGCCCCGTGTGCAGCACGTCGCGCGCGTAGATGGGCAACAGGGCCACCGCGCCACCCAACAGCACGGCGAACAGGTCCAGGGTGATGCTGCCCAGCAACAGCCGTTGCCGGCGCACGAAGTGGAACCCGGCCAGCAGCGTGGAGAAGGAGAACGGCTCGCGGGAGGACTGGCCCGTGCGCACCTTCAGGGACAGCATCCACAACACGGAGAGCGCGCACAGCAGGGCCGAACCGATATAGGCCCCCTTGGCGCCCCCCCACCCGTAGAGGAGCCCGCCCACGGCGGGACCGGCGATGGTGGCCACCTGCCAGGTGGTGGAGTTGATGGCCACCGCGCGCGTGAGCGCCTCGGGGGGCACCAGGCGGGGAACGAGCGCCGAGCTCGCGGGCGAGTAGAAGGCCCGCGCGGTGCCGAAGAGTACCAGCACGCCATAGACGAACCGCACGTCACTGACATGGCCCAACGTGAAGGAGAGCAGCAGCAGGCTGCACAGCAGCATGACGGATTGGCACACCACGATGATGGCGCGCCGATCCACCCGGTCCGCGACCTGACCTCCGACGAGGGCGAAGACGAGGAAGGGCAGGAACTGCGCGAGGCCCGTGTAGCCCAGGGCGAGCGCGCTGCCCGTCAACTCGTACACCTGCCAGCCGATGGCGACCGATTCGATTTGCACGGCGAGCACCGCGCACAGGCGTGCCAGCTGGTAGAAGCGGAAGTCGCGGTACTGGAAGACGGAGGGAGGGGCTGAGGGAGCGTCGGGAGAGGCCATGCGGTCAGGCGGCTCTAACGCAAGCTC
This window contains:
- a CDS encoding MFS transporter — protein: MASPDAPSAPPSVFQYRDFRFYQLARLCAVLAVQIESVAIGWQVYELTGSALALGYTGLAQFLPFLVFALVGGQVADRVDRRAIIVVCQSVMLLCSLLLLSFTLGHVSDVRFVYGVLVLFGTARAFYSPASSALVPRLVPPEALTRAVAINSTTWQVATIAGPAVGGLLYGWGGAKGAYIGSALLCALSVLWMLSLKVRTGQSSREPFSFSTLLAGFHFVRRQRLLLGSITLDLFAVLLGGAVALLPIYARDVLHTGPWGMGLLRSAPAVGAALVAVFLASRPLGGRAGWKMFISVAIFGAATLVFGVSRSLPLSVVALAIAGAADMVSVVVRSTLEMVATPDHMRGRVGAVNMVCIGASNELGEFRAGVFAEHMGAVSAVVSGAVGTLVVVALWAWSFPELRRVDHLEQAAREPHPNEAEPREAPAAP
- a CDS encoding extracellular solute-binding protein, translating into MRTLNWMMVLGAAVGPMLGCGTPDPQPQPQPQPRTQLRVPLYSYIPDAAGDGLKAMSARIEADFELQHPDVDLVVNPSCFKDDLYEPTQLASSLQGQGECAYDLVETDTMLLGELVATGAVRPWSALPEGVNWHPAGVKASTLEGKLYGVPHWLCTHYVISRDEAVSNARTVDELVQLLASRKTPEMDVAGNLLGSWNLPSLYLDAWSDTHGPEQIQSAVTTERYDTQVIAGMRSLAQACETPAGNPCLDGTFDADANIDLPATLFAEGKADVTLGYSERLHTILKKLPSAADRQQLRISPAPLGAGSQTLLFTDSFFLGAQCTGECEKAAMAFVSYMSQPSTYAWILLSEDAPATGRVPRYLMPANLDAYQAPGLKEDPLYQRIDTTTRIASPFPNSGVLGIRKTMRDHLVQELTKAP